CGCGCAGCTGGTAGGTCCGGCCGCTGCCGTCGTCGAGCTGCAGGGTGACCTGAGCCCCGGCCGACCCGTAGCCGCCCTGACCGTAACCGCCGTAGCCACCCGCCTGGCCGTAATCCTGCGTCGGCGGCTGACCGTAATCAGGAGCCGACTGCTGGCCGTAGTCGCCGTAGCCCTGCTGCTCTCCATAGCCCTGCGGCTCCGCATACCCGCCCTGCGGGGCGTACCCGCCGGGGGCCGACGCCTCGGCGTACTGGGTGTAGTCCCCGCTGCCGTAGTCCTGGCGACCGTAGCCGCCGCCCTGCTGGTAGCCCTGGTCCTGGCCGTAACCGCCACCCTGCTCGTAGGACGGCCGCTGCGGTTCGGGGGGCGCCGGCGGTGCGCTGGGCGCGCCGTATCCCTCGTCCTGGCGGGCGGGCTCGCGGCCGTAGTCACCGTAGCCGCCGCCGTAGCCCTGCTGGCCGCCCTGGGGCTGACCGTAACCACCGCCCTGCTGGTAGCCCTGGTCCTGACCGTAGCCGCCCTGGCCCCCGTAACCGCCGGCAGGCGGACCCTGAGGCGGCGCGGGCGGAGGTGCCTCGTAGGTGGGTGCGTAGTTGCTCTGGCCCTGGTCGCCGTACCCGCGCTGGTCGCCGTACCCGCGCTGCTGGTCGTAGCCGCCCTGGTCGCCATAGCCGCGCTGCTGGTCGTAGCCACCCTGGTCGCCGTAGCCGCCCTGGGGCTGCCCCGGAGGACCACCCTGCGGCTGGCCGTAACCGCCCTGGCCCTGACCGTAACCGCCACCCTGATCCTGGTAGCCACCCTGGCCGTAGCCGCCCTGTTGAGGTGGCGGGTAGCCCTGCTGAGGCGGGTACCCGCCCTGCTCCGGCGGGTACGGGGGCTGGCCACCCTCGTGCGGCCGCTGGTAGCGGTCGTCGTAGTACTCGTCGGGCCGCCCCTGCCCCTGACCGCCGCGGTAGCCTGGATTGTCAGTCATCGGTCGTACTCCTGGTTCTGCGCCAAACGCATGATTTGATTGTGGCTGGGCGGAATCGGTAGCCGTCGGGCGGGGCTCGACGTCGGGGTTGACAGTCCCGCGGGCGCGGAACTGGCCGGTGTGCAGGTTCGAGGCCTGCTCGAACCGGACGACCACTTCACCATACGTTTGCCACCCCTGTTCCTGGATATAGTCCGCCAAGTACCGAGCAAAAGCGCTCGACGTGAGTTCCGGGTCGCCGCCCAACTTCTCGAAGTCGTGCACACTGAGGGTAATGATGTATTCGTTGGGTGCCAAAAGGCGATTTCCCTGCAGGGACCGCACGCCGTCGGCAGCCTCGCGGCGCAACAGGGCTTCCACCTCTTGCGGCACGATCGATCCGCCGAACACCCGGGCAAACGCATCACCAACCGTCGACTCAAGTTTGCGCTCGATGCGCTGAACCAGCCCTCGTTGGCTACCCATTTTTGCGCTCGCCTCACTACTGTGCACGGGAGTCACCGGCCGAAGGCGAAGGAACTCGGCCACCTGACTTGTTAACTGACAATCGTATCGGGATAGCGCGACGCGGCGGCACCGTCAGAATCCTGTGAATCACATCGATACTGTTCGGAGACCTTTGGCCGGGAGCGCGGCGGTGGCCCCCGAGCGCACGGTTGGGGCGCACGGCCACTACAGTGATATGGTCCTCCGGTTGTTTCGGGCGAGTGGCGGAATGGCAGACGCGCTGGCTTCAGGTGCCAGTGTCCTTCGGGACGTGGGGGTTCAAGTCCCCCTTCGCCCACAGATTTCCCCGGCCATCGGCCGGGGTTTTTTGTTGTCCGGGGTCGGCAACGCGAGCGTGCACAGCCGTACGTCGACGCGCCGATACCGCTGACATTCCGCGCACGCTCGCGGCGCCCCACGACGCCGTGCGGCCACGTTCGGCCGCCGTCTACATTCTGTTCGACAGCTATCGAAGGAGTCGCAGCGTGAACATCGATCCCGCGGCCACCGCGTGGTTGCTCGCCAGCACCGCGCTCGTCCTGCTCATGACCCCCGGCCTGGCGATCTTCTACGGCGGCATGATGCGGACCACCGGCGTCCTCAACATGATCATGATGAGCTTCATCTCCATCCCGGTGGTCACGGTGGCGTGGCTGCTCGTCGGCTACAGCCTGGCATTCTCCGACGGCGGCGCCGGTGGCTTCTTGGGCGGCCTGTCCCATGCCGGCATGAGCGGCATCGGGCCGGAGACCCTGCACGGACAGGTCCCGGAGCTGCTGTATGCCACCTTTCAGCTGAGCTTCGCCATCATTACCGCCGCGCTGGTCAGCGGCGCCATCGCCGACCGCGCCAAGTTCGGGGCCTGGATGGTGTTCGTGCTGCTGTGGTCCGTGGCGGTGTATGCGGTCATCGCCCACTGGGTGTGGTCGCCCAGTGGCTGGCTGGCCAAGCTGGGGGTGCTGGACTACGCGGGCGGACTGGTCGTCGAGATCGTCTCGGGCTCTTCGGCTTTGGCGTTGGCACTGGTACTCGGGCCGCGCATCGGTTTCAAGGTCGAGGCCATGCGCCCGCACAACCTGCCCTTCGTCCTGCTCGGCGTGGGA
This genomic stretch from Mycobacterium paragordonae harbors:
- a CDS encoding DUF3662 and FHA domain-containing protein, which produces MGSQRGLVQRIERKLESTVGDAFARVFGGSIVPQEVEALLRREAADGVRSLQGNRLLAPNEYIITLSVHDFEKLGGDPELTSSAFARYLADYIQEQGWQTYGEVVVRFEQASNLHTGQFRARGTVNPDVEPRPTATDSAQPQSNHAFGAEPGVRPMTDNPGYRGGQGQGRPDEYYDDRYQRPHEGGQPPYPPEQGGYPPQQGYPPPQQGGYGQGGYQDQGGGYGQGQGGYGQPQGGPPGQPQGGYGDQGGYDQQRGYGDQGGYDQQRGYGDQRGYGDQGQSNYAPTYEAPPPAPPQGPPAGGYGGQGGYGQDQGYQQGGGYGQPQGGQQGYGGGYGDYGREPARQDEGYGAPSAPPAPPEPQRPSYEQGGGYGQDQGYQQGGGYGRQDYGSGDYTQYAEASAPGGYAPQGGYAEPQGYGEQQGYGDYGQQSAPDYGQPPTQDYGQAGGYGGYGQGGYGSAGAQVTLQLDDGSGRTYQLRDGSNIVGRGQDAQFRLPDTGVSRRHLEIRWDGQVALLSDLNSTNGTTVNNAPVQEWQLADGDVIRLGHSEIIVRIH